A genomic segment from Clostridiales bacterium encodes:
- a CDS encoding methyltransferase domain-containing protein: MREEVAANLSLWDGWTDLHMSGAFYDVEGFVADPASRPFDWVTRSVVGDVTGKRLLHLQSHIGIDTLGLALAGAVNVMGVDFSPRSVAAAQSIARRLDLPVQFVQADVTDLPDAVPRTAFDIVFTSHGTIMWLPDLKGWARSIASRLAPGGVFHIIDAHPFLTVFDDLIEEPPLKVGYPYFSREPHYFEEHGSYADRTADFVADSYFWQHTVSEIIGSLLSAGLRIEQFSEYPVVAWKVLEFMVQDDDGLWRMPPGTGDIPLMFSLSASRP, translated from the coding sequence ATGCGTGAGGAAGTCGCTGCCAACTTGAGCCTCTGGGACGGCTGGACCGATCTCCACATGTCGGGAGCGTTCTACGACGTGGAGGGGTTTGTAGCCGACCCCGCGTCTCGACCATTCGACTGGGTGACCCGCAGCGTCGTGGGTGACGTGACCGGGAAGCGACTACTTCATCTGCAGTCGCACATCGGCATCGACACACTGGGTCTTGCACTCGCCGGTGCGGTGAACGTGATGGGGGTCGACTTCTCTCCGCGTTCCGTTGCAGCGGCGCAATCCATCGCTCGACGGCTTGATCTCCCCGTGCAGTTCGTTCAGGCAGACGTCACCGACTTGCCTGATGCCGTACCCAGGACCGCGTTCGACATTGTATTCACCTCTCACGGCACGATCATGTGGCTTCCCGATCTCAAGGGATGGGCCCGCTCGATCGCGTCGCGGCTTGCTCCGGGCGGCGTGTTTCACATCATCGACGCCCACCCGTTCCTGACGGTATTCGATGACCTCATCGAAGAGCCGCCTCTCAAAGTCGGTTATCCCTACTTCTCGCGGGAGCCCCACTACTTCGAGGAGCACGGGAGCTATGCGGATCGAACCGCCGACTTCGTTGCGGACTCGTACTTCTGGCAGCACACCGTCTCTGAGATCATCGGCTCGCTGCTGAGCGCCGGACTCAGGATCGAGCAGTTTTCGGAGTATCCGGTTGTTGCGTGGAAGGTTCTGGAGTTCATGGTGCAGGACGATGACGGTCTGTGGCGGATGCCGCCGGGCACTGGCGACATACCGCTGATGTTCTCGCTGAGTGCCTCACGCCCCTGA
- a CDS encoding GNAT family N-acetyltransferase, translating into MAVRELGESDLDALLALYEDLHSKDDPLPARPSVEHTWESILAGAGSHYLGHFQEGKLVSSCALTIVPNLTRGCRPYALVENVVTQAEHRRKGYATGVLRHALELAWSERCYKVMLLTGRTDDGILAFYEAAGFKPDVKRGFVALPGAGL; encoded by the coding sequence ATGGCGGTTCGTGAACTCGGCGAGAGTGATCTGGATGCGCTTCTCGCTCTGTATGAGGACCTGCACTCGAAAGACGACCCGTTGCCCGCACGCCCCTCGGTGGAGCACACCTGGGAGAGCATCTTGGCGGGCGCCGGCAGCCACTACCTCGGTCACTTCCAAGAAGGCAAGCTCGTCTCGAGTTGCGCTCTGACCATTGTCCCTAACCTCACTCGCGGATGTCGGCCATACGCTCTGGTCGAGAACGTCGTGACGCAGGCGGAACATCGCCGCAAAGGCTACGCGACCGGCGTCCTCCGTCACGCGCTCGAACTGGCTTGGTCGGAGCGGTGCTACAAGGTCATGTTGCTCACCGGGCGCACAGACGACGGAATCCTCGCGTTCTACGAGGCTGCCGGCTTCAAGCCCGACGTGAAGAGGGGCTTCGTGGCGCTGCCCGGGGCTGGGCTCTAA